Genomic segment of Dermacentor albipictus isolate Rhodes 1998 colony chromosome 5, USDA_Dalb.pri_finalv2, whole genome shotgun sequence:
CAGCTGGCCATAAGATCCAGCGAGCTGGGGCCACGCTTCACTGCTGGCGACCGCCGACGGCTGTGGCAGGAGCTAGCCGACCAGCTCAACGAGCATGGCCCCGTCGTTAAaaccgcggagcagtggcaagagtGGTGGCGGAAGCAGGTCTTCGAGGCCCGCCGCAACGCTGCCGCACTTGCCCAAGAACAAAGGTGAGTGACCGTCCAATGGCCTGGGCGATTTGTCCTTCGACATTGGCGTGTATTTTCAGAAGCACTGGAGGGGGGCGGCTACACGGCTTCTATGGCAGGATACTGCAGCTGACAGGGACGGTCCGCCTCCACGGCGTGACCGACCTCCCCTACCAAGAGGTAAGCACACTGCCGCCGTAATATCATGGGTTCCTGAATGGTACCGATTTAGAGTTTGTCATTATCTGTAAGTGCTACCGTTAGCAGAACGCGACACCGTTGGTGAACAGGAAAATAGCGTAGGAGAGAATCTAAAAGCAGGTAGGTTAATGAACTAGAATCCCAGTTGGCTGCGTTTTCGGGAAAAGGGGGATTAAGTGATTAACACAgaattaaaatgacttcacggaAGTGCACGAAGACGGTAACACATGGGATCATTAAGCACTCAATAATTGCACAATATTTTCGCAAATTAGTACGAAAACTTGTAACATAAGCATTGTAACGAATAGCCACGCTTATGACATTTTCCAGCAGGCTGACGTCCCCGCCTACTCCATGGAAGTCGTCGTCGAAGACGAGGCTGCGGGCGTGAGCCCAGTGACACGTAAGCATCAGAGTAACGAGTGTTTTAATTATCGCCGTGTCTGTGCAGTTCGTAAACATTAATGTATTTACTCTACAGCGGCAGAGGATCCACCGCGCGGCGCGGCGCCTGCCGAAAGGGTGGCCGCTGCACCTGGTAAGTTATTGATCCTCAAGCTGTTAAATAAAATGAGCTCTTGTATTTTATTGAACTAGCCCAATAAGCCATAACGTGGCCATAGCCACTTTTATTCGTACCATAAAATGCAGTGCAACTGTAGAAAATGCTGTATGCTTTCAGTGTTGCAGCACCCTGTTCGGCCAccacgtcgacagcgaccgcgaCGGGTGGACACCTTGACGACGATGTCCTCGCAGTGCGCCCGCAGCCTGGAACAGGGCGACGAGGTGCTGCAGGTTCGTAGGCCCTTTGGTGTCATTTTACATGAAGGACATAAATATTCTTTATGCTTTGTTATAAGTAAATCATGAATCTGAAAAACAAATCAGCTTGGgatgtaaacaagaaatatgcGTTGTATAGAGGTCTCGGTAACGTGTCTTGCCACCGATCAACCGCCGGACAAAAGGTTGGttagccctgaaaagggctgttTGGTGGTGAGAGATGCATTAGAGTAGATGACGGAAGACTAGTTCCAGCAGGTCTTTGTCTGTCCAAACGAAGAGGGCATAGCTTGTACGCGATGCTTGACACTGCCAAAGGATGCCATCAGGCCAGTGGCTCTTCAGCAGAGAGGGAATCGTTGTGCACGTTGCAATTCTTCACAACAGCAGCTTGCAGCCGTGAGCTGGTTGCGAGTAATTAGCAACTGATGCGAACAGTTCCACCATGATTATTCATTCCAGGTGCTGCGCAGAATTGAGGCCTCCACAACCCGCCTCGCTGTCGCGGCAGAGCGGACGACAGCAGCCCAGGAGGGGATCCTACAGGAGGTGCGCGCCATAGCGCAGAAAATCGCTGAGCACCTGCAGCAACCAACAAATTAATTTATTTTATcgtttttatatttatttatatatttttatcattttattcattt
This window contains:
- the LOC135915727 gene encoding uncharacterized protein, with amino-acid sequence MALNVEAPAKGLRVSEAQKEAVVAFMLEHPQLAIRSSELGPRFTAGDRRRLWQELADQLNEHGPVVKTAEQWQEWWRKQVFEARRNAAALAQEQRSTGGGRLHGFYGRILQLTGTVRLHGVTDLPYQEQADVPAYSMEVVVEDEAAGVSPVTPAEDPPRGAAPAERVAAAPVLQHPVRPPRRQRPRRVDTLTTMSSQCARSLEQGDEVLQVRRPFGVILHEGHKYSLCFVISKS